Genomic segment of Clostridia bacterium:
CCATGCTTAATGCGGGGATCCCCCTAACCCGCTGCTTGTTTGCTTTGAGTGAACAATCATCGGTACCGGCTCTAAAACGGGCTCTCAGTGAAATCGCCGCCAATGTGGAGGCAGGCATGAGTTTTACCGAAGCACTGGAAGGGTACCCCAAGATCTTCTCCAAGCTGTTTGTGGGGATGGTGCGGGCCGGGGAAGTGGGAGGCACCCTGGAAGAGTCCCTGAGCCATCTGTCGGAACAGTTGCAAAAAGATAAAATCCTGCGGGACAGCATTCGTTCGGCCACCTTTTACCCGGCCATGGTAGGGATTTTTTCCGTCCTGGTAATGCTGGTCATGATGATTTTCATTGTGCCCATTTTTGTCAAGATGTTTCCTGAAGGGGTAGCACTGCCGGCTCCTACCCTGGTCGTGCTGGCTGTCTCGGATTCCCTCAGGAACAAATGGTACTTATGGATTATTATGGCAGCCCTGTCCGTGCTGTTGTTCCGGCTGGCTGTGACGCATCCCCGGGGAGAGCTGTTCTGGGCTAAGCTCAGATTTCGCATACCGGTTTTCGGACCTTTAATACATAAAGCCACCATTGCCAGGTTTGCCAGGACTTTATCAACCCTTTTAAACGGGGGCATTCCCGTTTTGCAAGCTTTGGATGCGGCAGGGGAGGCTACCGGCAATATCTTGATTACTAATGCGGTAAGTGATGCCAAGGAAAAAATCGAAGAGGGCCGTAGTTTAGCTCAACCCTTGGAGGAAAGCGGGCTGTTCCCGCCCATGGTCATCCAAATGGTGGCGGTAGGTGAAGAATCCGGTTCTTTGGTGATGCTGCTGCGACGGATTGCTGATTTCTTTGAAGAGGAAGTCAGTATTATGACCAAAGGATTAACCGCCATGATCGAGCCGCTGCTGCTGGTGTTCGTGGGCCTTACCGTGGGCGGCATGGTAATAGCTCTGTACCTGCCGATTTTCACTGCCGTCACGCAGACGGGAATGTAGGGGGGACCGGAATGGCAGAAGCGTCTTCGTCCAGGCATGAGGAATTGGAGGCTTTGGTGGCAGCTTACTGCGACGAACCTTCGGAGCTGTTGTTAAAGGACATTGTTGAGGCGGCGGCGGGTTTAATCGGTCATTTTGTCAGCCCGTTCTCTTACAGTCCTTGCCGGGAGGATCTCATGCAAGCGGGGTATGAAGGGCTCCTGAAAGCCTTGAGAAGGTTCAAGCCGGAACGGAAAGTGCGGTTTTCCACCTATGCCTCTTATTATATCAAAGGTGAAATAACCAGGGAACTGCAGCGGGGCTCGTCTTATGACCTGCCGCCCTGGCTGGCGGATATCCAGCGCCGGGTTTACCGGGTAACCGAAGAACTAACGCAATCCTTCCAGCGGGAAC
This window contains:
- a CDS encoding sigma-70 family RNA polymerase sigma factor — encoded protein: MAEASSSRHEELEALVAAYCDEPSELLLKDIVEAAAGLIGHFVSPFSYSPCREDLMQAGYEGLLKALRRFKPERKVRFSTYASYYIKGEITRELQRGSSYDLPPWLADIQRRVYRVTEELTQSFQREPTLGEIAEAVNIKEEGVVQVMLAGTVPLEELDLNSIKSLRYESFRLPIEDRLLLREALSKLSEIQQKVIYLIFYHDLTQTTVAELLGTNQRRVSRLLKKSLEQLAVELQG
- a CDS encoding type II secretion system F family protein; protein product: MPVFSYEVVDAQGRSTTGKLEGETEAAVVARLRGMGYMVTRVQQVRGPVVSLGAWRAERKVSLGDLSLFSRQLASMLNAGIPLTRCLFALSEQSSVPALKRALSEIAANVEAGMSFTEALEGYPKIFSKLFVGMVRAGEVGGTLEESLSHLSEQLQKDKILRDSIRSATFYPAMVGIFSVLVMLVMMIFIVPIFVKMFPEGVALPAPTLVVLAVSDSLRNKWYLWIIMAALSVLLFRLAVTHPRGELFWAKLRFRIPVFGPLIHKATIARFARTLSTLLNGGIPVLQALDAAGEATGNILITNAVSDAKEKIEEGRSLAQPLEESGLFPPMVIQMVAVGEESGSLVMLLRRIADFFEEEVSIMTKGLTAMIEPLLLVFVGLTVGGMVIALYLPIFTAVTQTGM